In Deferribacter desulfuricans SSM1, the following are encoded in one genomic region:
- the nth gene encoding endonuclease III, with product MTNRKEIAEKFVKYLDENFADSKCSLKYENPFQLLIATILSAQCTDERVNKVTATLFKKYKNFEDFKNADLEEIMEDIRPTGFFRNKAKNIKKLSEVILEKYEGVIPVDINELVKLPGIGRKTANVLLGNCFNIPGIVVDTHVKRISQRLGLTDNDNPDKIEQDLMEVIPKEKWTKWSHQVIDFGRKICTAKKPKCDICEMRDVCKFANSEA from the coding sequence ATTCAAAGTGTAGTTTAAAATATGAAAACCCATTTCAGCTTTTAATAGCAACAATTTTAAGTGCTCAGTGTACTGATGAAAGGGTAAATAAGGTAACAGCGACACTTTTTAAGAAGTATAAAAATTTTGAAGATTTTAAAAACGCTGATTTAGAAGAGATAATGGAGGATATTAGACCAACTGGTTTTTTTAGAAATAAAGCGAAGAATATAAAAAAACTTAGTGAAGTTATTTTAGAAAAATATGAGGGCGTAATTCCAGTAGATATTAATGAGCTTGTTAAATTGCCAGGTATTGGTAGAAAGACAGCAAATGTGTTGCTTGGCAACTGCTTTAATATCCCAGGTATTGTTGTAGATACCCATGTAAAAAGAATAAGTCAGCGACTTGGGTTAACAGATAACGATAATCCAGATAAAATAGAGCAGGATTTAATGGAAGTTATTCCAAAAGAAAAATGGACTAAGTGGTCTCATCAGGTAATTGATTTTGGTAGAAAGATATGTACTGCAAAGAAACCAAAGTGTGATATTTGTGAAATGAGAGATGTTTGTAAATTTGCAAATAGTGAGGCTTAA